In Solidesulfovibrio sp., one DNA window encodes the following:
- a CDS encoding FAD-binding oxidoreductase, producing MTYQEAAEHAFGQAVSFDPQILRSYDHDLGEMPRPLMALIQHRPHTVVVARSAADVATALSLAKRYDVPVTPRGQASAGYGGAIPSRGGMVLDLSNCNRILAVDADKNTVDVEPGVVWEDLSRALAPHGLDNRVCPTSAPSSTVGGWFAMGGVGIGSLRYGSIRDSVLEIDVAGLDGTIRTFAGADMEPFHQTCGGLGVITRLRLACRPAEAILPLAVRLPDAAAAARFLETLATTPAAYSASLVNAGYCALRAQAEGHRPAITSGFLVSIALLAPQADTAAIARLASDCGGEVLDDAVAAQEWEGRYYPMRIKKIGPSALVGEFFIPFEGFAATSADLTAALPDDAFGLEAFAVRGGKLAVLVYILDDAKALLYPLRMAKAMIPLRLAARHGGAPYATGMWFSALAKGIYGPDKYERIARLKTARDSRDLLNPGSIGGPWLPFLPIISLSRCILWGTACLAPLAARLSYTRRRATKHPGATA from the coding sequence ATGACCTACCAGGAAGCAGCAGAGCACGCCTTTGGCCAGGCCGTCTCCTTTGATCCGCAAATCCTTCGCAGCTACGATCATGATCTGGGTGAGATGCCGCGTCCGCTCATGGCCCTGATCCAGCACAGACCCCATACCGTGGTGGTGGCCCGAAGCGCCGCAGACGTGGCCACGGCCTTGTCTTTGGCAAAACGCTACGATGTCCCGGTCACCCCGCGCGGCCAGGCCTCGGCCGGCTACGGCGGGGCCATCCCCAGCCGGGGCGGCATGGTGCTTGATCTCAGTAATTGTAACCGCATCCTGGCTGTTGATGCGGACAAGAACACCGTGGATGTGGAACCCGGCGTCGTATGGGAAGACCTCTCCCGCGCCCTGGCCCCGCACGGCCTGGACAACCGGGTCTGCCCAACCAGCGCCCCGTCGTCCACGGTCGGCGGCTGGTTCGCCATGGGCGGGGTCGGCATCGGCAGCCTGCGCTACGGCTCCATCCGCGACAGTGTCCTGGAAATCGACGTGGCCGGTCTCGACGGGACCATCCGCACCTTCGCCGGGGCCGACATGGAGCCTTTCCATCAGACCTGCGGCGGCCTGGGTGTCATCACCCGGCTGCGTCTGGCCTGCCGGCCGGCCGAGGCCATCCTTCCCCTGGCTGTCCGGCTGCCGGATGCGGCAGCGGCGGCCCGTTTCCTGGAGACGCTTGCGACCACCCCGGCCGCCTATTCGGCCAGCCTCGTCAATGCCGGCTATTGCGCCCTGCGGGCGCAGGCCGAAGGGCATAGGCCGGCCATAACCTCGGGTTTTCTGGTTTCGATCGCCCTGCTTGCGCCTCAGGCCGACACGGCAGCAATCGCCCGCCTGGCCTCGGACTGCGGCGGCGAGGTCCTGGACGATGCCGTAGCGGCCCAGGAATGGGAAGGCCGGTACTACCCCATGCGCATCAAAAAAATCGGCCCCTCGGCCCTGGTGGGGGAATTTTTCATCCCCTTCGAAGGCTTTGCCGCGACCTCCGCCGACCTGACGGCAGCACTCCCCGACGACGCTTTCGGGCTGGAGGCCTTTGCCGTTCGCGGCGGGAAACTGGCTGTCCTGGTCTATATCCTCGACGACGCCAAGGCCCTGCTCTACCCGCTGCGCATGGCCAAGGCCATGATTCCCCTGCGGCTGGCCGCCCGGCACGGCGGCGCGCCCTATGCCACCGGCATGTGGTTTTCCGCCCTGGCCAAGGGCATTTACGGCCCGGACAAATACGAGCGCATTGCGCGCTTAAAGACCGCCCGGGACAGCCGCGACCTGCTCAACCCCGGGTCCATAGGCGGCCCCTGGCTGCCGTTTCTGCCGATTATCAGCCTGTCGCGGTGCATCCTTTGGGGGACGGCCTGCCTGGCCCCCCTGGCCGCCCGGTTGTCCTACACCCGTCGCCGCGCCACAAAGCACCCCGGAGCAACAGCATGA
- a CDS encoding (Fe-S)-binding protein, whose product MSTQEQSPTARDAALAKMLAEAVDTCARCGFCKVSCPTYPFGGGFETFSPRAKVAFLKDYFEGRDVLTPEWVDRLYRCTTCERCQTVCQTAIPLVALWESVRADIVTKGLGPMPAHKKLRALAEKHGNPYGESASRQSQWLSPEHHPMEAADILIFGGCTASYRMPSMLQTGVTILTRLGVPYAYAGGEEHCCASPLLRTGQLDVAGELIGKNLDLFARTGARTLVTPCGGCSKTLKHDYPVWAEKLGKPFDVTVRHFSEVYVDLLRQGRIKPSVAVNKTVTFHDPCHVGRSQGLFDEPREILAAIPGIKLLEMPRCRESSRCCGAGGGVKANYPQMAAAIARERLDEAVATGADTLVTMCPFCQGSFSQAIKESEASIGLSGLEELLLASLRQ is encoded by the coding sequence ATGAGCACCCAAGAACAATCCCCCACCGCCCGCGACGCCGCCCTGGCCAAAATGCTGGCCGAAGCAGTCGACACCTGCGCCCGTTGCGGCTTTTGCAAGGTTTCCTGTCCGACCTATCCCTTCGGAGGCGGCTTTGAGACCTTTTCCCCGCGCGCCAAGGTCGCCTTTCTCAAGGACTACTTCGAGGGCCGCGACGTGCTGACTCCGGAGTGGGTGGATCGCCTCTACCGCTGCACCACCTGCGAGCGCTGCCAGACCGTCTGCCAGACAGCCATCCCCCTGGTTGCCCTGTGGGAGTCGGTGCGTGCCGACATCGTGACCAAGGGGCTTGGCCCCATGCCGGCCCACAAGAAATTGCGCGCCCTGGCCGAAAAACACGGCAACCCTTACGGCGAGTCGGCAAGCCGGCAGTCCCAGTGGCTTTCGCCCGAGCACCATCCGATGGAGGCGGCCGACATCCTTATCTTTGGCGGCTGCACCGCCTCCTACCGCATGCCGTCCATGCTCCAGACCGGCGTGACCATCCTAACGCGCCTGGGCGTCCCTTACGCCTATGCCGGCGGGGAGGAGCACTGCTGCGCCAGTCCGCTGCTGCGCACCGGCCAGCTCGACGTGGCCGGGGAGCTTATCGGAAAAAACCTGGACCTCTTTGCCCGAACCGGCGCGCGCACCCTGGTCACCCCCTGCGGCGGCTGCTCCAAGACGCTCAAGCACGACTACCCGGTCTGGGCCGAAAAGCTCGGCAAGCCCTTTGACGTCACGGTGCGCCATTTCTCGGAGGTCTACGTGGACTTGCTGCGCCAGGGCCGCATCAAGCCGAGTGTGGCCGTCAATAAAACCGTCACCTTCCACGACCCCTGCCATGTGGGCCGCTCGCAAGGGCTTTTTGACGAACCCCGGGAGATCCTGGCCGCCATTCCGGGGATAAAGCTTCTCGAAATGCCGCGCTGCCGCGAGAGCTCGCGCTGTTGCGGAGCCGGAGGCGGGGTCAAGGCCAACTACCCGCAGATGGCCGCCGCCATTGCCCGGGAACGACTGGACGAGGCCGTGGCCACCGGCGCCGACACGCTGGTCACCATGTGCCCGTTTTGCCAGGGGAGCTTTAGCCAAGCCATAAAAGAGTCCGAAGCGTCCATTGGCTTATCGGGCCTGGAGGAACTGCTCCTGGCCTCCCTGAGGCAGTAA
- a CDS encoding DUF2877 domain-containing protein — protein MAGSRAVPAAGTVWNGRVQAVFGRSVHVALNAPGPGCLTLGGVSLPAHPYSILWPDFPQDWTVGQPITVTAQGVFGAAGELVGLTGLPRYTPSLAWRPMAENARITQALAASRDKAAAIPSRGGFHEVFLQCHCPGPAPSDMAGRLSRSFASLGRQLCTQLSRCLSRRQWEGVARIAGLLAGLGLGLTPAGDDFLAGVLTALRYHGHSRGHPLLAQTELCALARQLAGQTTDFSGFLLRAAADGLVAAPVDDWLAAVHAGNPAQAANAVSALAKLGHSSGLDTFSGLLLTLQILLGERPWTHA, from the coding sequence GTGGCGGGATCGAGGGCCGTTCCGGCTGCGGGCACGGTCTGGAACGGCCGGGTGCAGGCGGTCTTTGGGCGAAGCGTGCATGTGGCGCTTAACGCACCCGGCCCCGGTTGCCTGACGCTTGGCGGGGTCAGCCTGCCCGCCCACCCCTATTCCATTTTGTGGCCGGACTTCCCGCAGGATTGGACCGTGGGGCAGCCGATTACGGTCACGGCCCAGGGCGTCTTCGGTGCGGCAGGAGAGCTTGTCGGCCTCACTGGCCTGCCCCGGTACACGCCAAGCCTGGCTTGGCGCCCCATGGCCGAAAACGCCCGCATCACCCAGGCCTTGGCGGCCAGCCGGGACAAGGCGGCAGCCATCCCCTCAAGGGGGGGCTTCCACGAAGTCTTCCTCCAGTGTCATTGTCCGGGGCCTGCCCCCTCGGACATGGCTGGCCGTCTGTCCAGGTCTTTCGCCAGCCTGGGCAGGCAATTATGCACGCAACTGTCCCGGTGTCTCAGCCGGCGGCAGTGGGAAGGCGTTGCCCGGATCGCAGGCCTTCTGGCCGGCCTGGGCCTTGGTCTGACTCCGGCCGGGGATGATTTCCTGGCCGGAGTGCTGACCGCGCTGCGCTACCACGGCCATAGTCGTGGCCATCCCCTCCTCGCCCAAACCGAACTTTGCGCCCTGGCCAGGCAACTGGCCGGGCAGACCACGGACTTTTCCGGTTTTCTCCTACGGGCTGCCGCCGACGGGTTGGTGGCGGCGCCGGTTGACGACTGGCTGGCCGCCGTCCACGCCGGCAACCCCGCGCAGGCGGCCAACGCCGTTTCGGCTCTGGCCAAGCTTGGCCATTCCAGCGGCCTGGACACGTTTTCGGGCTTGCTCCTCACCCTGCAAATACTTCTGGGAGAACGGCCTTGGACACACGCGTGA
- a CDS encoding carbamate kinase, with the protein MTKPIAVVAFGGNAILDAGDDGSFPTQLEKAKAACRQMLAILHQGYQLILVHGNGPQVGNLLIQFEKARDIIPVPPLDVAVASSQGLLGHMLEISMRTVLEEDRMQREVATVLTQVVVSPNDPAFLHPTKPIGPFYTKEQAEHYRDTEGWHIVEDAGRGWRRVVCSPLPRKVLELGTIKYLAENDTVVIACGGGGIPVNYLTDCVVGTDGVIDKDATAALLAYNIGAERFIILTGVDKVCLDYGKPSQRAVDVMTAAEAKGWLEEGQFPPGSMGPKIRSAIEYVEKGGTEVIITSQDHIVAAMQRSGNCTRIVK; encoded by the coding sequence ATGACCAAACCCATCGCCGTGGTAGCTTTTGGCGGCAACGCCATCCTGGACGCCGGAGACGACGGCTCGTTTCCCACCCAGCTCGAAAAAGCCAAGGCCGCCTGCCGCCAGATGCTGGCCATCCTGCACCAGGGCTACCAGCTCATTTTGGTCCATGGCAACGGCCCGCAAGTCGGCAATCTGCTGATTCAATTCGAAAAAGCCCGGGACATCATTCCGGTGCCGCCACTCGACGTGGCCGTGGCCTCGTCCCAGGGGCTGCTGGGCCACATGCTGGAAATAAGCATGCGCACGGTGCTGGAAGAGGATCGTATGCAGCGCGAGGTGGCGACCGTGCTCACCCAGGTGGTGGTCAGCCCCAACGATCCGGCCTTTTTGCACCCCACCAAGCCCATCGGCCCTTTCTATACCAAAGAGCAGGCCGAGCACTACCGGGACACCGAAGGCTGGCACATCGTCGAGGACGCCGGCCGGGGCTGGCGGCGGGTGGTCTGCTCGCCCCTGCCGCGCAAGGTGCTGGAACTGGGCACCATCAAGTACCTGGCTGAAAACGACACCGTGGTCATCGCCTGCGGCGGCGGCGGCATTCCGGTCAACTACTTAACCGATTGCGTGGTCGGCACCGACGGCGTCATCGACAAGGACGCCACGGCCGCCCTGCTTGCCTACAACATCGGGGCCGAACGCTTCATCATCTTAACCGGCGTGGACAAGGTCTGCCTGGACTACGGCAAGCCCAGCCAACGGGCCGTGGACGTCATGACCGCGGCCGAGGCCAAAGGCTGGCTGGAAGAAGGCCAGTTTCCGCCGGGCAGCATGGGACCGAAGATCCGCAGCGCTATAGAATATGTGGAGAAGGGCGGCACGGAAGTCATCATCACCTCCCAGGACCACATCGTCGCGGCCATGCAGCGCTCCGGCAACTGTACCAGGATTGTAAAATAG
- the fdrA gene encoding acyl-CoA synthetase FdrA, protein MQLQATVRQNQYQDSVRLMQISRQASSLPGVAKVLALLGTDSNKKVLTDLGLMDATVAAATANDLVICVEAETDEAIARALAEVDARLCATTSGQVTRENPKSLEEAVSRLPGANVAMISLPGQFAKLDVAAALEQGLHVMLFSDNISLEDEAELKQRAVDKGLLLMGPDCGTAIINGVALALANVVRRGAIGLAAASGTGIQEVTCLIDRFGGGVSHAIGVGGRDLKKEIGGAMMCQAIRTLANDPATTTLIVLSKPGDPEVMDKVMAEARASGLQVVACLLGSDETTEAGGMTCVATLEEAAFVALGRRVPETVLPEGLQQRTEALMPERQHLRGLYSGGTLCYETLFLLKDSLDIQSNVAIKPQLKLHYPVKGTAHCCVDLGEDEFTQGRPHPIIDLGLRLERLAEDMADPTVKVILLDLVLGYGANRNPAAELAAALTAASQDIPDGGPLVFIHVCGTEADPQNLRVQEALLQEAGAFLFPTNAQAARAALAVIRGGL, encoded by the coding sequence ATGCAACTGCAAGCCACAGTACGCCAGAATCAATATCAGGACTCGGTCCGTTTGATGCAAATTTCCCGGCAGGCCAGCTCCTTGCCCGGCGTCGCCAAGGTGTTGGCCCTGCTCGGCACGGACAGCAATAAAAAGGTGCTGACCGATCTCGGCCTCATGGATGCCACCGTTGCCGCTGCCACGGCCAACGATCTGGTCATCTGCGTCGAGGCCGAAACCGACGAGGCCATAGCGCGTGCCCTGGCCGAGGTGGACGCGCGGCTCTGCGCGACGACTTCCGGCCAGGTGACCCGGGAAAACCCCAAATCCCTGGAAGAAGCCGTAAGCAGGCTGCCGGGAGCCAATGTCGCCATGATCTCCCTGCCCGGCCAGTTCGCCAAACTCGACGTGGCCGCCGCCCTGGAACAGGGTCTGCACGTCATGTTGTTTTCCGACAATATCTCGCTGGAGGATGAAGCGGAACTCAAACAGCGCGCCGTGGACAAGGGACTGCTGCTCATGGGCCCGGACTGCGGCACGGCCATTATAAATGGCGTGGCCCTGGCCCTGGCTAACGTGGTGCGCCGGGGCGCGATCGGCCTAGCTGCCGCCTCGGGCACCGGCATCCAGGAAGTGACCTGCCTCATTGACCGGTTCGGCGGCGGCGTGTCCCATGCCATAGGCGTCGGTGGACGCGACCTTAAAAAAGAAATCGGCGGGGCCATGATGTGCCAGGCCATCCGCACCCTGGCCAACGACCCGGCCACCACCACCTTGATTGTGCTGTCCAAGCCGGGCGACCCGGAGGTCATGGACAAGGTGATGGCCGAGGCTCGAGCCAGCGGCTTGCAGGTGGTCGCCTGCTTGCTTGGCAGCGACGAGACGACCGAGGCCGGCGGCATGACCTGCGTCGCCACCTTGGAAGAAGCCGCTTTCGTAGCCTTGGGCCGCCGCGTGCCCGAGACCGTTCTTCCCGAGGGCCTGCAGCAGCGAACGGAGGCCTTGATGCCCGAACGGCAGCATCTGCGTGGTCTCTACAGCGGCGGGACGCTGTGCTACGAAACGTTGTTTCTCCTCAAGGACAGCCTGGACATCCAGTCCAACGTGGCTATCAAGCCCCAACTCAAACTGCACTATCCGGTCAAGGGCACGGCCCATTGCTGCGTAGATCTTGGTGAGGACGAATTCACCCAGGGCCGGCCGCATCCCATCATCGACCTGGGCCTTCGCCTGGAGCGCCTGGCCGAAGATATGGCCGATCCAACGGTCAAAGTCATCCTGCTCGATCTGGTCCTCGGCTACGGGGCCAATCGCAATCCGGCCGCCGAACTGGCCGCAGCGCTGACGGCCGCCAGCCAGGACATCCCCGACGGCGGCCCCCTGGTCTTTATCCATGTCTGCGGCACGGAGGCCGACCCGCAAAACCTGCGGGTCCAGGAAGCGCTGCTGCAAGAGGCCGGGGCGTTTCTCTTCCCCACCAACGCCCAGGCGGCCCGGGCCGCCCTGGCAGTGATCCGAGGCGGCCTCTGA
- the ricT gene encoding regulatory iron-sulfur-containing complex subunit RicT, giving the protein MSHILGIKFRDHGQLYYFDSGPFVVDVGDDVLVQTEQGLGMGKVALVRDAPPEDNEGQEIKPIFRLPTPEDLDIKRENDILAREAHAYCRKCIESRALEMKLVDVEVLHDRGKIVFYFTAPGRIDFRELVKDLVKAYHTRIELRQIGVRHETQMLGAIGNCGQMCCCRRFMRKFAPVTIKMAKEQNLFLNPTKISGICGRLLCCLSFEQDNYEQFQKKCPRVGKKFSTSLGLVKVLRTNLFRETVTVLDETGEERELTVDEWSAVIESRPPQADPLGAPKLEERARTEAARPETSRPGPGSRPAARGAGRDRPRPVAQPAGRAPGEAAAPAPAESQGPAEDDRDAGSRSARRPRRPGRKPSRPPREPAGERPPKQAGPRQPHRPDGRHGGGKPSSRDPETGS; this is encoded by the coding sequence ATGAGCCATATCCTCGGCATCAAGTTCCGGGACCACGGACAGCTGTACTACTTTGACTCCGGACCCTTCGTGGTGGACGTCGGCGACGACGTCCTCGTCCAGACCGAACAGGGACTGGGTATGGGCAAGGTCGCCCTCGTGCGCGACGCCCCCCCCGAAGACAACGAAGGACAGGAAATAAAACCCATCTTCCGCCTGCCCACGCCGGAAGACCTGGACATCAAGCGCGAAAACGACATCCTGGCCCGTGAGGCCCACGCCTATTGCCGCAAATGCATCGAATCCCGGGCCCTGGAAATGAAGCTCGTCGACGTCGAGGTGCTCCACGACCGGGGAAAGATCGTGTTCTACTTCACCGCCCCGGGCCGCATCGATTTCCGGGAGCTGGTCAAGGACCTGGTTAAGGCCTACCACACCCGCATCGAACTGCGCCAGATCGGCGTGCGCCACGAAACGCAGATGCTCGGCGCCATCGGCAATTGCGGCCAGATGTGCTGCTGCCGCCGCTTCATGCGCAAGTTCGCCCCAGTCACCATCAAGATGGCCAAGGAACAGAACCTGTTCCTCAATCCGACCAAGATTTCCGGCATCTGCGGCCGACTGCTGTGCTGCCTGTCCTTCGAGCAGGACAACTACGAGCAGTTCCAGAAAAAATGTCCCCGGGTCGGCAAGAAGTTCTCCACCTCCCTGGGGCTGGTCAAGGTGCTGCGCACCAACCTTTTCCGGGAAACGGTCACCGTCCTCGACGAAACCGGCGAGGAACGCGAGTTGACCGTGGACGAATGGAGCGCCGTGATCGAGTCCCGGCCGCCGCAGGCCGATCCCCTCGGGGCGCCGAAACTCGAGGAGCGCGCCCGGACCGAGGCCGCCCGACCCGAAACGTCGCGTCCCGGCCCGGGTTCGCGGCCGGCGGCCCGCGGGGCGGGTCGTGATCGCCCGCGCCCCGTGGCCCAACCGGCCGGGCGGGCGCCCGGCGAGGCCGCCGCGCCCGCGCCGGCCGAAAGCCAGGGCCCGGCCGAGGACGACCGGGACGCCGGGAGCCGCTCCGCCCGTCGGCCCCGCCGGCCCGGCCGCAAACCCTCCCGCCCCCCCCGTGAGCCGGCCGGGGAACGGCCCCCGAAACAGGCCGGCCCCAGGCAGCCCCACCGCCCCGATGGACGCCACGGCGGCGGCAAACCTTCTTCCCGTGACCCGGAGACCGGATCGTGA
- the metG gene encoding methionine--tRNA ligase translates to MKRFFITTPIYYVNAKPHLGHAYTTIVADALARFHALLGERVYFLTGTDEHGDKIAEAAKAAGQTPKEYADTISGLFGALWPKLGITPDRFIRTTDADHRRAVQHALQIVHDKGDIYFGEYGGHYCKGCERFLTEKELVDGLCPDHKVKPEYIAEKNYFFRMSKYQGALLEHIKANPDFIRPRQYRNEVVSLLESGALEDLCISRPKSRLTWGIELPFDDGFVTYVWFDALINYLTAIGWPDDPGYAAWWEAAEHLVAKDILKPHAIFWPTMLMAMGLPLYKRLNVHGYWLVRDTKMSKSLGNVVEPLDMAARAGLSGMRYFLLREMVFGSDASFSEEAFAGRFNADLANDLGNLANRSLAMTAKYFASVVPEAGEAEEGETALATLAAESVDNFVQLFGAAQFSRALEALWELVRGLNKYIDAQAPWALAKEGRTARLGTVMASVLGGLRLAAVCLLPVVPEAAARLLAQLGADPGAVRLTGPDRVFAPLAAGTVVAATSNLFPRLEPLAKEAAPAAAKPEKPAKAKAKKEAPAKPGPAPEVEFEDFAKLDLRVGVVRSAEPVPGADRLYAVTVDIGEEAPRPVVAGLAEYFKPEELVGRQVVLVANLKPRALRGAVSHGMILAVRHAGGMALLGPSAVVAPGDRVS, encoded by the coding sequence GTGAAGCGTTTTTTCATCACCACGCCCATCTACTACGTCAACGCCAAGCCCCACCTGGGCCATGCCTATACCACCATCGTGGCCGACGCCCTGGCCCGGTTCCACGCCCTGCTGGGCGAGCGGGTCTATTTCCTGACCGGCACCGACGAACACGGCGACAAGATCGCCGAGGCGGCCAAGGCCGCCGGCCAGACGCCGAAGGAATACGCCGACACCATCAGCGGCCTGTTCGGCGCCTTGTGGCCCAAGCTCGGCATCACCCCCGACCGCTTCATCCGCACCACCGACGCCGACCATCGCCGGGCCGTGCAACACGCCTTGCAAATCGTCCACGACAAGGGCGACATCTATTTCGGCGAGTACGGCGGCCATTACTGCAAGGGCTGCGAACGCTTCCTGACGGAAAAGGAGCTCGTCGACGGCCTGTGCCCGGACCACAAGGTCAAGCCGGAATACATCGCCGAGAAGAACTACTTCTTCCGCATGTCCAAATACCAGGGCGCGCTCCTGGAGCATATCAAGGCCAACCCGGACTTCATCCGGCCCCGGCAGTACCGAAACGAGGTGGTGAGCCTGCTCGAATCCGGCGCCCTGGAGGACCTGTGCATCTCCCGGCCGAAGTCCCGCCTGACCTGGGGCATCGAACTGCCCTTTGACGACGGTTTCGTCACCTATGTCTGGTTCGATGCGCTGATCAACTACCTCACGGCCATCGGCTGGCCCGACGACCCCGGCTACGCCGCCTGGTGGGAGGCGGCCGAGCACCTGGTGGCCAAGGACATCCTCAAACCCCACGCCATCTTCTGGCCGACCATGCTCATGGCCATGGGCCTGCCGCTGTACAAGCGCCTCAACGTCCACGGCTACTGGCTGGTGCGCGACACCAAGATGTCCAAATCCCTCGGCAACGTGGTCGAGCCCCTGGACATGGCGGCAAGGGCCGGGCTTTCGGGCATGCGCTACTTTTTGTTGCGCGAGATGGTCTTCGGTTCGGATGCCAGCTTTTCCGAGGAGGCCTTCGCCGGCCGCTTCAACGCCGACCTGGCCAACGACCTGGGCAACCTGGCCAACCGCAGCCTGGCCATGACGGCCAAGTATTTCGCGAGCGTGGTGCCCGAGGCCGGGGAGGCCGAGGAAGGCGAAACGGCGCTGGCCACGCTGGCCGCCGAGTCCGTGGACAACTTCGTCCAGCTTTTCGGCGCGGCCCAGTTCTCCCGGGCCCTGGAAGCCCTGTGGGAGCTCGTGCGCGGGCTTAACAAGTACATCGACGCCCAGGCGCCCTGGGCCCTGGCCAAGGAAGGGCGCACGGCCAGGCTCGGCACGGTCATGGCCAGCGTCCTGGGGGGCTTGCGCCTTGCGGCCGTGTGCCTGCTGCCGGTGGTGCCCGAGGCGGCGGCCAGGCTGTTGGCCCAGCTCGGCGCCGACCCCGGGGCCGTGCGCCTGACCGGACCGGACCGGGTTTTCGCGCCCCTGGCCGCCGGCACGGTGGTCGCCGCCACCTCCAACCTCTTCCCGCGCCTGGAGCCCCTGGCCAAGGAGGCCGCCCCGGCCGCGGCCAAACCGGAAAAACCGGCCAAGGCCAAGGCCAAGAAGGAGGCCCCGGCCAAGCCCGGACCGGCCCCGGAAGTGGAATTCGAGGATTTCGCCAAGCTCGACCTGCGCGTGGGCGTGGTGCGCTCGGCCGAGCCCGTGCCCGGGGCCGATCGGCTCTACGCCGTGACCGTGGACATCGGCGAGGAGGCGCCCCGGCCGGTGGTGGCCGGGCTGGCCGAATACTTCAAGCCCGAGGAGCTCGTCGGCCGGCAGGTGGTGCTGGTGGCCAACCTAAAGCCCCGCGCGCTTCGCGGCGCGGTCTCCCACGGCATGATCCTGGCCGTGCGCCATGCCGGCGGCATGGCCCTGCTTGGTCCTTCGGCCGTGGTTGCGCCCGGGGACCGGGTTTCCTGA
- a CDS encoding DUF1116 domain-containing protein: protein MTDISQSISVVNIGLESFYTELAEQNVPAVQVDWRPPAGGDVGLIDKLARLQCPEVEAANAQTLSRLMNSRPLWVDVLPAIDAIPGMEHNNLLHSGPPIAFGDMCDPQQRAVEAAAIFEGWVSDRAGLVAKLNSGDIRLRPNYAFGSVGAMCGIISPSMQVIVTNNATYGNRSWSTFNEGKGNVIWMGTYNEGTIERLRWMRDVLAPGLRAALRTRDEGIDIFKIIAEGTSMGDEVHARSAACTLLLLRQLTPMLLAADIKRRVVAQIIEFLGQNNHSFLSLTLTACKAAADAAHGIPHSTVVTAMSRNGVNFALRVGGIADEWFIAPTAPMDEAIYYSGYGPTDAAGDIGDSAIVETAGLGGMIIGAAPSISSFVGGSMQHSRQAMAAMRSICAGANPAFAPGAVDFTPAPVGIDIRKVVRLGLTPIIDTGVLHKASGVGQIGTGIARAPMAAFTKALAGMPLPR, encoded by the coding sequence ATGACAGACATCAGCCAAAGCATCAGCGTTGTCAATATCGGGCTCGAAAGCTTCTACACCGAGCTTGCTGAACAAAATGTTCCAGCCGTCCAGGTGGATTGGCGCCCGCCGGCCGGGGGCGACGTCGGTCTTATCGACAAGCTCGCCCGATTGCAGTGCCCTGAAGTCGAGGCCGCCAACGCCCAGACCCTCTCCCGCCTGATGAATAGCCGCCCCCTGTGGGTCGACGTCCTGCCGGCCATCGACGCCATTCCCGGCATGGAGCACAATAATTTGCTCCACTCCGGCCCCCCCATTGCGTTTGGCGACATGTGCGATCCCCAGCAGCGCGCCGTAGAGGCCGCCGCCATCTTTGAAGGCTGGGTATCCGACCGCGCGGGCCTTGTGGCCAAGCTCAACAGCGGCGACATCCGGCTGCGGCCCAACTATGCGTTTGGCAGCGTCGGGGCCATGTGCGGCATCATTTCCCCCTCCATGCAGGTGATCGTCACCAACAACGCCACCTACGGCAACCGGTCCTGGTCCACCTTCAACGAGGGCAAGGGCAACGTCATCTGGATGGGAACCTACAATGAGGGGACCATTGAGCGCCTGCGCTGGATGCGCGACGTGTTGGCCCCGGGACTGCGGGCAGCCCTGCGCACCCGGGACGAAGGCATCGACATCTTTAAGATCATCGCCGAAGGCACCTCCATGGGCGACGAGGTCCATGCCCGAAGTGCCGCCTGCACCCTGCTTCTTTTGCGCCAGCTCACCCCCATGCTCCTGGCCGCCGACATAAAGCGTCGCGTGGTGGCCCAGATCATCGAGTTCCTCGGCCAGAACAACCACTCGTTTTTGAGCCTGACCCTGACTGCCTGCAAGGCCGCTGCCGACGCCGCCCACGGCATCCCCCATTCCACCGTGGTCACAGCCATGAGCCGAAACGGCGTCAACTTCGCCCTGCGTGTCGGCGGTATTGCCGACGAATGGTTCATTGCCCCCACCGCCCCCATGGATGAGGCCATCTACTATTCCGGGTACGGCCCGACCGACGCCGCCGGGGACATCGGCGACAGCGCCATCGTGGAGACGGCCGGCCTTGGCGGCATGATCATTGGCGCCGCCCCGTCCATCAGCTCCTTTGTCGGCGGCTCCATGCAGCATTCCCGCCAGGCCATGGCCGCCATGCGCTCCATTTGCGCCGGGGCCAATCCGGCCTTTGCGCCCGGGGCCGTGGATTTCACCCCAGCCCCGGTCGGTATCGACATCCGCAAGGTCGTTCGCCTGGGACTGACGCCGATTATCGACACCGGCGTGCTGCACAAGGCCTCGGGCGTGGGGCAAATCGGCACCGGCATCGCCCGCGCCCCCATGGCGGCGTTTACCAAGGCCCTGGCTGGCATGCCACTCCCCCGCTGA